AGTGTACACATTACAGTTCACAAACAGCATCAAGGGTCAAAGCTGTGATTTCAAATAAAGATATTTCAGTACACTTTCTTTTGACGGTCAGTACAAAACTCTATAAGTGTCTAAACAAGGAACTGCTTTCAGTGCCATGCAAATCTACTTGAAACTGAGTTTACTGTAGATCAGAAACAAATATTGACAGTGTTTTGCTTTTAACACACATAATAGTTCTTTAGGGAACTATTAATATGGATCAGTATTGTTAAGATAAATTCAATGTATTTTGTCGCATGCATTGTTATGTATGAGACCTttgttatttatcacaaattgATTGTGTAATAGTTGGTGAATGTCTCGAATACCCTTGTACATGGGTGATTTGGTATAAATAAAGTGGAAGGTAATTAATGCTGCACATGGTGGTTTCGGTAATATAATCTAAATGTGTCACCTAGAAGAAGGTAGttttagttataaaatattaatactaaaCACATCAACaccatttgttttattgattatttaaagaaaataaggGTTTATAAAAATGCTTCACGTGGTACTTtctgtaatataatttaatgtGCCAACTAGAACAATCAAGAtttagttataaaatattaatactagAAACATTAAcacttatttgttttattgatcaCTTTAAGATCACCAAGTACactgtttccattaccatatgTAACTCAATTGGCAAACTATACAAATTAATGCATATGATTGTTTTTTATAAAAGTGTATTCTTAAAAGACAAAATATGCAATTTCTCATACTCTTTATAAATCAATATCATAAGCTGAAtgtacgaagcctgtttttctaaaacgtaatataaatatatgtagttacacatatataagacaaaaacaggcATTGTAAATTTGGTTCTTTATGGGGGGTTTTCTGTTAAAAGTAATAAGACCAAATATGTTTTAACTTGAATGAAAATGAACAGAGCTTTATCTTCCAATAATATGACTGAAGGTGTAAAGTAGAGCCATTAAATTTGCAGTCAGAAATTCATAACTGATGTCCATTTGTTGTTATTACAGCTTACATCCACTGTTCCCAGGGTCTAACGAAGTTGACCAGATTGCAAAGATCCATGACATCATGGGTACCCCTGACCCCAGCATACTCAACAAGCTGAAAAGGTAagcaataaaaattacaatactATCACCATGTCCAGTTATATCACTGTACAAAATGGACCAAAGGAAGTTTTTTTTGTAGGTGTTAGTTAGCAAGCTGAAATGGTAagtgtataattatgtatgcaataaaaattacaatgccATCGGCATGTCCAAAGTTATATCTCTGTACAAAATGCCCCAAAGGATGTTAGCAGGCTGAAACGGTAATTGTATAATGTAtgcaattaaaattataataccatCAACATTTTCAAAGTCATATCTCTGTACAAAATGCCccaaaggattttttttacaggtgTTCGCACACTATAGTATGCATGTTGGCACTGTTTGACTTCGAGAGGTATTTACTTGCAGGTCTCGAGGAATGAGTTTTAACTTCCCTGCCAAGAAAGGCTCAGGCATTGAGAGGTTGTTACCGAATGTGTCTCAAGAAGCGGTAGAGCTCATCTATTTAATGTGTACATACGACCCCGATGAACGAATCACTGCCAAAGAGGCAGTTAGGCACCATTACTTCAAGGAACTGAGGTGAGTTCAAACAAGGATGTATATACCAGAATGTAGCCATTAATTGCAATGGAGTTGAGAGTAGTTTCTACAATTTGCAAACAGTGGGCAAACAAAGCTGATATACCTTGATTACAGTGGAAGCCATCATTAGCTATTAATTATTCAAACATTTCTCACAAGTTTAATCatgctatatataaatatgaatataaattaagtaatattgtttttattctcTAAGTCAGTGTCAACTATAATAATGCTACCTTTTTGTCTGaactttacaaagtaaaaaggaGAGATATGGGTATTACTTTTCCAATGGCAGTGACAGTAATGGTGTCTACTTATGCAGtaaagtttaacattaaagttttgcaGTTCGATCAGTTTGTctcaaactataagtcctagtcAATGAATCTAGGTTTATGGTGGCACctatgaatgttcatcacagtgtcacaaactataagtcctagtcAATGAATCTAGGTTTATGGTGGCACctatgaatgttcatcacagtgtcacaaactataagtcctagtcAATGAAGCTTGGTTTATGGTGGCACctatgaatgttcatcacagtgtcacaaactataagtcctaggtcaGTGAATCTAGGTTTATGGTGGCACctatgaatgttcatcacagtgtcACAAACTATACGTCCTAGTCAATGAATCTTGGTTTATGGTGGCACctatgaatgttcatcacagtgtcacaaactataagtcctagtcAATGAAGCTTGGTTTATAGATGCACctatgaatgttcatcacagtgtcACAAACTATACGTCCTAGTCAATGAAGCTTGGTTTATAGATGCACctatgaatgttcatcacagtgtcacaaactataagtcctagtcAATGAAGCTTGGTTTATAGATGCACTTAtgaatgttcatcacagtgtcACAAACTATACGTCCTAGTCAATGAATCTTGGTTTATGGTGGCACctatgaatgttcatcacagtgtcacaaactataagtcctagtcAATGAAGCTTGGTTTATAGATGCACCTGTGAATGTTCGTCACAgtgtcacaaactataagtcctagtcAATGAAGCTTGGTTTATAGATGCACCTATGAATGTTCGTCACAgtgtcacaaactataagtcctagtcAATGAATCTTGGTTTATGGTGGCACCTATGGCcggtgagacatttaatttgCTAAATTATTGTTAACCTAGAAATGAACTGTAAACAATTCTGACAGTGTTGTTGATGTTTATTGTACTTCAGGGATGCTGACCGAAGAGCCGCAGCAGCTGCTAAAGCGCGGCATGTGGATGAGTCCAAAAAGGTCATTGAGGTAATCAAGCACCCGTCCAACCCACCAATGGAGGAAGTTAAACAGGAAGAAGAAAACACTTCGATTTCCCTTCAAGCCGTGCCCGAGATGAAAACTTACTCATCGGTACCCAAGGCTCAGTCTCTGCCACTGCCGCACCACATGTACCGGGAACGCAGACGGGTAGGTGCTATCACTGACCGCAGCATTGGGCGGCCCAAGCTGGATGCATTCCAGACCAGTGTGTCTGACAGTGAGGCCGGTAACTTCTTAGGTACTAGGACGGGAAGGAAGCGGGTAGGTGGTAATGGTTTCCGTGTGGTGCTGCCCTTATGGGATGGATGGTTTTTCACACCACTGAggcgtatatatatatgcagtgtGATTTAATGTCACCACTTGAGGTTTGATTATATGGTTGAATAACTTCACCATTGAAGGTTGTGCAGTATGATAACCTCACCACTGAGGGTTATGCAGTGTGATAACCTCACCACCAAAGGTTATAAATGTAATGTGATAACCTCACCACTGAAGGTTATGCAGTGTGATAACCTCACCACCAAAGATTATAAATGTAATGTGATAACATAGCCACTGAGGGTTATGCAGTGTGATAACCTCACCACCAAAGATTATAAATGTAATGTGATAACCTCACCACTGAGGGTTATGCAGTGTGATAACCTCACCACCAAAGATTATAAATGTAATGTGATAACCTCACCACTGAGGGTTATGCAGTGTGATAACCTCACCACCAAAGATTATAAATGTAATGTGATAACCTCACCACTGAGGGTTATGCAGTGTGATAACCTCACCACCAAagattataaatgtaatatgaTAACCTCACCACTGAGGGTTATGCAGTGTGATAACCTCACCACCAAAGATTATAAATGTAATGTGATAACATTGCCACTGAAGGTTTTGAAGTGTGATCTAACATCATTCAttatcattcattttattttcatgcttaccTAAGTAacattcaagcatgctgtcctgggcacactctctggcagagagagagagagagagagagagagagagagagagagagagagagagagagagagagagagagagagagagagagagagagagagagagagagagagagagagagagagagagtgagtgagtgagtgagtttaGGTCGTTAAATTTGCTCTGGGTGGAGCTGGTATATGGATGTGAACctcgtacctaccagccttaaatctAATGGCTTAGCTACTACACCAATGAGGCcagtttttccattagcagcaagggatcttttatatgcattttcttattggacagtacataccaaagtctttgatataccagtcatagggcACAGAGATATGAACATTGAACTCATGCAAATgtcttaaccactgtgccactaAAGCCACTTGTGATAACCACATAATTGCAGATTCAATTCTTATACTACTGAAAATtatattgtgttaaaattactgATTTTGAATAGATGAACACTACTTTATTGTAATAAGGTTTTGAAAAATCTTCacaaaatcattttatttggaACTGAATTTGTGGAGATGAAAATGCCAAAGTTTGAATAATCTACCTTAATAACACACTACAACATGCGTGCAACAGTTCTAAATTATTTCCTAAGCTAACGAAGACAGCTGTTCCACAAGGTTCAGTATTATATGCCCCATGTTCTTCTTAATATTCATCAAATAACTCATAAATTCACTTATGTTTGTACATACttagatacacatgtattaacatATAGTTTACAATGTAAGATGCTAAAAGatccatgtattttcatcatagTCATAATCATcgatactattattattacagattTAGCAATTATACCAAGAAGATAGTTTAAATTGTTAgtattacattaattacaatgaaacataataattattacaggtTTGTTTGCTTAATGTTTTGTTGTAACAATGTTTAAGAACTTCCAGTATTACAAAATTCAATCGAACATTAAGAAATATCTTTTCTTTATACATAAATaccatgaatattattaatttcaaactAATTTCCTCTTCATTTTTGTAGTTAAACCTAATCCTAAACTCTGTTAATGTGCCTATTTCCATTTAAGGTTCAGACACATCCATCTCACACCCCATCTCACACCCCATCGCACACCCCATCTCACACCCCAATCTCTGGCATTGTCAGTGGTCGGGTATGAGACAGAATGTAGTTAAAGACGACTGAAGTGATGATATATTAACACATCCATCTCACACCCCATCTCTGGCATTGTCAGTGGTCGGGTATGAGACAGAATGTAGTTAAAGACGACTGAAGTGATGATATATTAACACATCCATCTCACACCCCATCTCACACCCCATCTCTGGCATTGTCAGTGGTCGGGTATGAGACAGAATGTAGTTAAAGACGACTGAAGTGATGATATATTAACACATCCATCTCACACCCCATCTCTGGCATTGTCAGTGGTCGGGTATGAGACAGAATGTAGTTAAAGACGACTGAAGTGATGATATATTAACACATCCATCTCACACCCCATCTCTGGCATTGTCAGTGGTCGGGTATGAGACAGAATGTAGTTAAAGACGACTGAAGTGATGATATATTAACACATCCATCTCACACCCCATCTCTGGCATTGTCAGTGGTCGGGTATGAGACAGAATGTAGTTAAAGACAACTGAAGTGATGATATATTAACACATCCATCTCACACCCCATCTCTGGCATTGTCAGTGGTCGGGTATGAGACAGAATGTAGTTAAAGACAACTGAAGTGATGATATATTAACACATCCATCTCACACCCCATCTCTGGCATTGTCAGTGATCGGGTATGAGACAGAATGTAGTTAAAGACAACTGAAGTGATGATATATTAACACATCCATCTCACACCCCATCTCTGGCATTGTCAGTGGTCGGGTATGAGACAGAATGTAGTTAAAGACAACTGAAGTGATGATATATTAACACATCCATCTCACACCCCATCTCTGGCATTGTCAGTGGTCGGGTATGAGACAGAATGTAGTTAAAGACAACTGAAGTGATGATATATTAACACATCCATCTCACACCCCATCTCTGGCATTGTCAGTGGTCGGGTATGAGACAGAATGTAGTTAAAGACAACTGAAGTGATGATATATTAACACATCCATCTCACACCCCATCTCTGGCATTGTCAGTGGTCGGGTATGAGACAGAATGTAGTTAAAGACAACTGAAGTGATGATatattaacacaattttaacttGTATTCCCATCTGATTTCAGCGGAAACACAAACGGTATGCCGAAAGTCAGCAATTTCCGAATCACACTGGATTACTTCCTCACATGCCAAAACAGTTGCCTTCGTACAACCCTTCATATCACAGCACATCATTTGCTTCTTCGTTCGGCAAGTTCAACGCCACCAACACCACAATGTTTCCAACTATCAATAATGTTAACACGTTCAAGCCACATAAGGTaagcacagtgaaacctgtctaaactggatcacaTTGGCAAGTTCAACGCCACCAACTCCACAATGTTTCCAACTATCAATAATGTTAACACGTTCAAGCCACATAAGGTaagcacagtgaaacctgtctaaactgggtCACATTGGCAAGTTCAACGCCACCAACTCCACAATGTTTCCAACTATCAATAATGTTAACACGTTCAAGCCACATAAGGTaagcacagtgaaacctgtctaaactggatcacaTTGGCAAGTTCAACGCCACCAACACCACAATGTTTCCAACTATCAATAATGTTAACACGTTCAAGCCACATAAGGTaagcacagtgaaacctgtctaaactgggtCACATTGGCAAGTTCAACGCCACCAACACCACAATGTTTCCAACTATCAATAATGTTAACACGTTCAAGCCACATAAGGTaagcacagtgaaacctgtctaaactggatcacaTTGGCAAGTTCAACGCCACCAACTCCACAATGTTTCCAACTATCAATAATGTTAACACGTTCAAGCCACATAAGGTaagcacagtgaaacctgtctaaactggatcacaTTGGCAAGTTCAACGCCACCAACTCCACAATGTTTCCAACTATCAATAATGTTAACACGTTCAAGCCACATAAGGTaagcacagtgaaacctgtctaaactggatcacaTTGGCAAGTTCAACGCCACCAACACCACAATGTTTCCAACTATCAATAATGTTAACACGTTCAAGCCACATAAATTaagcacagtgaaacctgtctaaactgggtCACATTGGCAAGTTCAACGCCACCAACACCACAATGTTTCCAACTATCAATAATGTTAACACGTTCAAGCCACATAAGGTaagcacagtgaaacctgtctaaactgggtCACATTGGCAAGTTCAACGCCACCAACACCACAATGTTTCCAACTATCAGTAATGTTAACACGTTCAAGCCACATAAGGTaagcacagtgaaacctgtctaaactgggtCACATTGGCAAGTTCAACGCCACCAACACCACAATGTTTCCAACTATCAATAATGTTAACACGTTCAAGCCACATACGGTaagcacagtgaaacctgtctaaactgggtCACATTGGCAAGTTCAACGCCACCAACACCACAATGTTTCCAACTATCGATAATGTTAACACGTTCAAGCCACATAAGGTaagcacagtgaaacctgtctaaactgggtCACATTGGCAAGTTCAACGCCACCAACACCACAATGTTTCCAACTATCAATAATGTTAACACGTTCAAGCCACATAAATTAAGCACAGTGAAACCTATCTAAACTGGGTCACATTGGCAAGTTCAACGCCACCAACACCACAATGTTTCCAACTATCAATAATGTTAACACGTTCAACCACATAAGGTaagcacagtgaaacctgtctaaactgggtCACATTGGCAAGTTCAACGTCACCAACACCACAATGTTTCCAACTATCAATAATGTTAACACATTCAAGCCACATAAATTAAGCAGAGTGAAATCTGTCTAAACTGGGTCACATTGGCAAGTTCAACGCCACCAACACCACACTGTTTCCAACTATCAATAATGTTAACACGTTCAAGCCACATAAGGTaagcacagtgaaacctgtctaaactgggtCACATTGGCAAGTTCAACGCCACCAACACCACAATGTTTCCAACTATCAATAATGTTAACACGTTCAAGCCACATAAGGTaagcacagtgaaacctgtctaaactggatcacaTTGGCAAGTTCAACGCCACCAACTCCACAATGTTTCCAACTATCAATAATGTTAACACGTTCAAGCCACATAAGGTaagcacagtgaaacctgtctaaactggatcacaTTGGCAAGTTCAACGCCACCAACTCCACAATGTTTCCAACTATCAATAATGTTAACACGTTCAAGCCACATAAGGTaagcacagtgaaacctgtctaaactggatcacaTTGGCAAGTTCAACGCCACCAACTCCACAATGTTTCCAACTATCAATAATGTTAACACGTTCAAGCCacataaattaagcacaatgaaacctgtctaaactgggtCACATTGGCAAGTTCAACGCCACCAACACCACAATGTTTCCAACTATCAATAATGTTAACACGTTCAAGCCACATAAGGTaagcacagtgaaacctgtctaaactgggtCACATTGGCAAGTTCAACGCCACCAACACCACAATGTTTCCAACTATCAGTAATGTTAACACGTTCAAGCCACATAAGGTaagcacagtgaaacctgtctaaactgggtCACATTGGCAAGTTCAACGCCACCAACACCACACTGTTTCCAACTATCAATAATGTTAACACGTTCAAGCCACATAAGGTaagcacagtgaaacctgtctaaactgggtCACATTGGCAAGTTCAACGCCACCAACACCACAATGTTTCCAACTATCAGTAATGTTAACACGTTCAAGCCACATAAGGTaagcacagtgaaacctgtctaaactgggtCACATTGGCAAGTTCAACGCCACCAACACCACACTGTTTCCAACTATCAATAATGTTAACACGTTCAAGCCACATACGGTaagcacagtgaaacctgtctaaactgggtCACATTGGCAAGTTCAACGCCACCAACACCACAATGTTTCCAACTATCAATAATGTTAACACGTTCAAGCCACATAAGGTaagcacagtgaaacctgtctaaactgggtCACATTGGCAAGTTCAACGCCACCAACACCACAATGTTTCCAACTATCAATAATGTAACACGTTCAAGCCACATAAGGTaagcacagtgaaacctgtctaaactgggtCACATTGGCAAGTTCAACGCCACCAACACCACAATGTTTCCAACTATCAATAATGTTAACACGTTCAAGCCACATAAGGTaagcacagtgaaacctgtctaaactggatcacaTTGGCAACTTCAACGCCACCAACACCACAATGTTTCCAACTATCAATAATGTTAACACGTTCAAGCCACATAAGGTaagcacagtgaaacctgtctaaactgggtCACATTGGCAACTTCAACGCCACCAACACCACAATGTTTCCAACTATCAATAATGTTAACACGTTCAAGCCACATAAGGTaagcacagtgaaacctgtctaaactgggtCACATTGGCAAGTTCAACGCCACCAACACCACACTGTTTCCAACTATCAATAATGTTAACACGTTCAAGCCACATAAGgtaagtacagtgaaacctgtctaaactgggtCACATTGGCAAGTTCAACGCCACCAACACCACAATGTTTCCAACTATCAATAATGTTAACACGTTCAAGCCACATAAGGTaagcacagtgaaacctgtctaaactgggtCACATTGGCAAGTTCAACGCCACCAACTCCACAATGTTTCCAACTATCAATAATGTTAACACGTTCAAGCCACATAAGGTaagcacagtgaaacctgtctaaactggatcacaTTGGCAAGTTCAACGCCACCAACTCCACAATGTTTCCAACTATCAATAATGTTAACACGTTCAAGCCACATAAGGTaagcacagtgaaacctgtctaaactggatcacaTTGGCAAGTTCAACGCCACCAACACCACAATGTTTCCAACTATCAATAATGTTAACACGTTCAAGCCACATAAATTaagcacagtgaaacctgtctaaactgggtCACATTGGCAAGTTCAACGCCACCAACACCACAATGTTTCCAACTATCAATAATGTTAACACGTTCAAGCCACATAAGGTaagcacagtgaaacctgtctaaactgggtCACATTGGGAACCTAATACTTATCACATTTAGACATGATCTGGGGTTTAGAGGGTCaggttttagaatttagaacatTTGGTAACATAAAAGTTAACTGGTTTTGATGTTGTGGTGTTTTAAGGACATGTGAAAGCTGTAATAAAGTTTTGTCATGAATACACTCAAGTGATGCTTAttgctacatcccaccactatattaaggaaggaaatgtttttatttaacgatgcactcagcacattttatttacggttatatggcgtcagacatatgattaaggaccacacagatattgagagaggaaacctgctgttgccactttatgggctactctttacgattagcagcaaaggatcttttatatgcaccattccacagacagggtagtacataccacagcctttgatatgccagttgtggtgcactggcaggaacgagaaatagcccaatgggtccaccgatggcgatcgatcccagaccgaccaagCATCGATGCTCTATTAAGTCAGAAAGTCAGTATGAACCAGTTTTGCATTTGCATTCAcactagtatattttttatacttAGACTTTGTAAGTATTCAACAAATTATCACAAGTTACTACTGTTGATATAAATTCAGTGacatagttttttaaaattaaaacttttatgcaggagtgtcattaaacattcatttaatcattaaaatgccttgtttgtttttttcaggcACAGACAAAACCAACCAAAAGTTTTTATGGAACTTATACCCTCCCATCTCTAGACAGGAGATTTTAACCCATTTTGCAAGTTACTGTTACCATTGTGCCAACTTATACTTGTTTATTTCTAAAAGTGCTCATCTTGTCTTGCATTTTGTCTGCTATGTCCCTTCACTCAGTGACAAGCTGTTTTGTCATTGTCTGGTCACATGACTGCTGGCTATCATGGTGTGATGCAAGGGAGATAACTTCATCATCAAGCGGAGTTTTATCAATGCTGAGTGAAAAGTTTTGCATGTCTCAGATTGAagcttgaaatttttttttaattaatgaaaagaTAATTTGTACAATCAGTTAGGTTTGCAATTGTTATTTGTCCAGTAGATAATCTAATATTTTTGTATGGCAGgccttaatatttataatgtaagATAATGAATTGTTTCCATATTTTGGATCAATACAGTTCTTTCTAAATAGTGTAATGAAACTAAATTTCAATTTACCtgacatatatatgtgtgaccAACATAGGAGTATACCTTGTTTATAAAAGAGCCCATAATTATATAACTTCAGAGTCTGGACTTGAAAGAATTTAAATTCAAACAAATTAGAGTTTGTATTGCATCGATTTCAAGCCTAAGTTTATACCTTTAAATTGTGTAAGCATGGTGCCAAGGTTCactgttataatataaaatatatcctgagtacattttattgacaaatattttatcatatttaaatataaatgaaaaataaattctgctattttattattaaaaatgtctttAGATTTTATATTAAAGAGTTTTAAAAATCATGCTTGGTTTAATGTTAATTGATTCTATATGGCACATTGCAGATGACCGAGTTACTCTATAAACTGATAAATAATTGTGTGGAACCCAATTATATAGTTAAACATATGTGACACATTGACTTTAGTAAGCAGTAAGGTTTTACTAATTTCTAAGTCCACATGTTATAATTGTCTAAAGTTACAGTCTGTAAAGAGTTTCCAGGTTTATCGTTGGTTGTCCAACAATCTCCTATATTCTCTCTCCAAAATGTATGATATTGCTTTGCATACATATTACATTCTGAATTGGTTGTTCAAATGTCCGATGTTCTCTCTCCAACCATTTCCTATATTCTCTGTCCAAACTGTATGATATTGCTTTGCATACATATTACATTCTGAATTGGTTGTCCAAAATGTCCGATGTTCTCTCTCCAACCATTTCCTATATTCTCTGTCCAAAATGTATGATATTGCTTTGCATACATATTACATTCTGAATTGGTTGTTCAAATGTCCGATGTTCTCTCTCCAACCATTTCCTATATTCTCTGTCCAAAATGTATGATATTGCTTTGCATACATATTACATTCTGAATTGGTTGTTCAAATGTCCGATGTTCTCTCTCCAACCATTTCCTATATTCTCTGTCCAAAATGTATGATATTGCTTTGCATACATTCTGAATGGGTTGTCGAAAATTTCCCATGTTCTCTGTCCAAAATGTATGATATTGCTTTGCGTACATTCTGAATTGGTATTTCTAAAATGTCCTACGTTCTCAGACCAAAATGTATATTACTTTATATACATACTGAATTGTTTGTCCAAATTTTTTTATGTTCTCTGTCCAAAATGTATGATATTGCTTTGCATACATTCTGAATTGGTTGTCCAAAATGTCCTATGTTCTCTGTCCAACCATTTCCTATATTCTCTGTCCAAAATGTATGATATTGCTTTGCATACATTCTGAATGAGGACTGCCATTCTTGAACCATTGTGCATCCTTAACTCTAGAGCCACTCTCGGAACCCAGCcaccaatattaaaatatccAGATGTTTTTTCATAACATACTTTCACCTCTGGGTTTTAtcattttttttggttgtttaaatGGTGTTGGGAGaacaaactatattttttaatgaataaaaaaccTAGGGGTGGGACTTTATGCTAACAATGGGGGAGATCATAA
This DNA window, taken from Gigantopelta aegis isolate Gae_Host chromosome 4, Gae_host_genome, whole genome shotgun sequence, encodes the following:
- the LOC121371314 gene encoding MAPK/MAK/MRK overlapping kinase-like isoform X1, which translates into the protein MNLLLEKYRILGKKGEGTFSEVLKCQNIKDGSYVACKKMKQTYNSIEQVNNLREIQAMRRLSPHANVLELHEVIFDKKSGTLVLVCELMDMNIYELIRGKRHYLPEGKVKQYMYQLLKSVDHMHRNGIFHRDVKPENILIKEDLLKLADFGSCRSVYSKQPYTEYISTRWYRAPECLLTDGYYTYKMDIWSVGCVFFEILSLHPLFPGSNEVDQIAKIHDIMGTPDPSILNKLKRSRGMSFNFPAKKGSGIERLLPNVSQEAVELIYLMCTYDPDERITAKEAVRHHYFKELRDADRRAAAAAKARHVDESKKVIEVIKHPSNPPMEEVKQEEENTSISLQAVPEMKTYSSVPKAQSLPLPHHMYRERRRRKHKRYAESQQFPNHTGLLPHMPKQLPSYNPSYHSTSFASSFGKFNATNTTMFPTINNVNTFKPHKAQTKPTKSFYGTYTLPSLDRRF
- the LOC121371314 gene encoding MAPK/MAK/MRK overlapping kinase-like isoform X2 gives rise to the protein MNLLLEKYRILGKKGEGTFSEVLKCQNIKDGSYVACKKMKQTYNSIEQVNNLREIQAMRRLSPHANVLELHEVIFDKKSGTLVLVCELMDMNIYELIRGKRECLAEQTVKNYLYQLIKSLEHMHRNGIFHRDVKPENILIKEDLLKLADFGSCRSVYSKQPYTEYISTRWYRAPECLLTDGYYTYKMDIWSVGCVFFEILSLHPLFPGSNEVDQIAKIHDIMGTPDPSILNKLKRSRGMSFNFPAKKGSGIERLLPNVSQEAVELIYLMCTYDPDERITAKEAVRHHYFKELRDADRRAAAAAKARHVDESKKVIEVIKHPSNPPMEEVKQEEENTSISLQAVPEMKTYSSVPKAQSLPLPHHMYRERRRRKHKRYAESQQFPNHTGLLPHMPKQLPSYNPSYHSTSFASSFGKFNATNTTMFPTINNVNTFKPHKAQTKPTKSFYGTYTLPSLDRRF